CACAAGCACAGTTTGTTAGCGTGAATATATTGCTACCTAAGTTCAATAGCATTTCAAAAGAAAGCATACCTCTTAGTTGCCTGGTTCTTTGAATCCAAAGAAAGCAAAAATATAGGTTTATAGGTTCTTTAAGTTCCTGAGCTGAtattaatttaatccttatggACCTCATTGCAAAACTTTGGGACCCCGTTGATTAACTTGGCCAATGTGACTCTTAGAATTTAATACTTTATGATGTCAAAGCTCAAACCATGAATACTAATAGTAGTTTAACGATTGGAACACAAGAACTAACCGGATATTGTTCATAAATGCAATCCCTTCGACCTTTGCCAGGTGTCAAGGTATGAGTATGCTCCTTCACAAACTTTGTAACGACCCATTTACCAGAACTTATTTTTCTCACCAAAATCATTGCCCTGCAGCCAACCCTTGTTTCCGCTCTTTGTCTAACAATCTTTTCACGCTTGTCAGGCATTCTGAAGCCCTCTTTATTGCAAACAAGCGCCCGACCAATAGCAGATCCATCACGTCTTGATCGAGAAAGTTTGCTTACACGGATGACAAATCCTATGCGTGTAGCATAAGCATTGTAAAATGCATGCGCAGCTGCTTCAGAATCAAACTCCTGTCCCAAGTATGGCTCATCTGCAGTAATCATTGACATAGCTGGAGCTCCATCTGTTATCGTATCTATATCCAAAGTCTCTTTATCCATTTTACGATCTTCATACTGTTCAAATTCTTCTTCAGcagaattttcaaaaatttcattttcatcaccaGCCCTAGCAACGTCCACAACTGCATTTCCTGGTTCATCACCATTAGCATCACCATCAACGATGAAGTCCACTgtaaaaacaacatcaattgtTTCAATGACTTCCATGCCCACACGACGTCATATCAGAGAAGACATGGGATAAATATCTTTGAAGACAGAAGAAAAGGTTGAGGGTTCAGTCTTTAGCCATAATGTTCTTAAAGAACTGATTATTCAATGAGGCTAAATAACTGGGCATCAAACTTTATCCGGATTTCTGTTATTTCAGAATAACTCTTGCATTTCTCTCAGCTAGGTAAACAAAAGGATTGCACAAATGGCATAAACAACAAAGCCTAGCAATCATTCCTCGTAACATAACCCACATGGGCTTTGGCTGAAAAGTGTTAGCCTTAGCCATTCTGATTTAGTCAGGCATAAATGCTGCggaaccttttccttttccagtTGTAacgcatgcatgcatgcatgccatTACCTGGTGTATATgtgtttttctttgaaaagaGAGAGATGGGCTGAGTTTTCAGGAAAATGGTTATCAAATGATCTTATAAAGAATCAATTTTGTTCATTAATGTCTATTTTTTACAGCATATTCTTAGTTAATTTAGTTAGAATCTGGTAAGTATAGTTacattttattgaaattttgtcTATAAATTAGTACCTCTAGTTCTTATAAAACTAAACAAACTTAGGTCTCACTGCTTCACAGTCATAACTTTGCATAGCTCTTCTTTCCTAAACCATTATTTTTGCCTATGCGGTCTTGGAGTCACGAGAAAACAAATGGCTTGGGAAAATGAACAGCTATATAATTATGGACTAATATATGTGCACAAATGGGTTTTAAAAACTGTCTTGGCTCCCCTACTactattgggaaaaaaaaaataggtttctCGTTGTCTGCAATAGCCTATGTCTTACCATATCATTAACCACATTTTTGTTACTCATTGCATCTCTCTCACAAAAAGGGTCTCTTTTGTTGTACTTGCAAGAGGGACTCCAAACAATATGTTCAAAGATTATGGTTGGAGAGATAAGGTAAAACAAACGATATTGGAACTAATGAAACTAACTCATTTCCAAAAGCAGTAGGTGGGGCTAAGGCAGCCACAAAAGGCATTCTGCATGTACAATAACCATATCATTATGCAGTTCCTAGCTTTCTAAATCAATCTACAGAGTCATTGCTATAAAAGGAAACGACTGTTTTAGGAAAGAAGAGCTAAGCATCGTTACGCACTACAAAGAACTAAAgatctaaaaacaaaagctaaGTTTGTTTAGCCTTAGAAAAACAAAGCAACCAGTTTTAGACGaaattccaataaaatttaacataaacaagCAAATTCCGATTAACTAAGAATAAGCTACAAAAGGAGTAAAAGTAGCAACCAAAATCAATTCATTGTAAGACTAGTTCATAAAAACTTTGAGTCTTTACACACAATGAATTGGTCCAGCTCCATTTGCGAAGCAAACTCACCTAGACTACGTACCACAACTATGCATGTATTAAAATCGCAAAGTATCCGTGATAGAGCATACACATGCTATCCATATGAATCGATCATCACAACTAAGGTCAACACTTCACATAATTCAATTAGTGAAAGTCTATAGTACAACTAAAGATTCGGTCTCAAGTTTATGACAAGTAAAACCAAAGATTCAATTCAAACCTACTACACAGCAAACTAGACTCTAACCATTTATAGAGTGAGTTGGCACCTGTATTTGTCAATTAGTTATTTCTCAATCTTCATGAAAAaggtttaaaatgaaattattatctGGAAATTGATCTATCTTCTTTCTCCTCTTGGTATCCTCCACAACTTTTGATACATATGCACATTGTTTCTAAGCATAACTAGACAATCACGTTCAGCTATCCAAAGCTGGAAAAACTGAAATTCAAACTTTCCACAGAAAAACAAGAGAGGGAACATGAAAACACACATAGCAACACTAAAATTCAATCATTCAAATCTAGTCTCTAACTTCTTCTAACTGATGAACTTTTCTCATTGCAAAAAAAGTGTTTCTCCTTTGTCCGCACAATTTCTCAGCAGCCAAAGAAACCCCCTattcaaacacattaaaaccataaacccACAATTCTAATAGCTATCAATATCAcaataaaccaaataaaaaattgccaTAACTAAAATCAACCCTTTATGacaaaaaatctaaactttcatcataaagattcaaactttatcATTTTCCTTGATTTCCCACAATCTAAACAGCCCTTAATTCCATAATCTATACTCAAATCCCATTATAAATCACTCCTCTATTTATATTACTCATaatccaattttaaaattaataaaaataaagtaaaactcCAACTTTCaagaaactaaataaaagatcgaaactttgaaaataatttttgcttaCTTGAAAAAATTTGTAGTGATCGATTCAGGGATAAACTTCCTGCAAGCCACACAGAGGAATGAGACGGAGAGAGAAAAGTGCGACTTCAGGATAATAAGAATGGGGACGCGAGGTGAGAGTGAGGTGGCAAACATTGATTGGAGTTGACAGAAAGAAGAAGTCAAAGTTTCCTATTTGTAACGAGTAGTAGGTAAACACGTGGCAAGCTGAGTGTACTTCCACACGTAAGATCACCGCTAAGCCTTCAATCTTCTTTTAGTCTCTCATCTATTAAACATATTTCAATTCAGTACCATACTAAGGATCTTTGTAATTGTACCACCGGTAACTCATTTTATAGTTCTGCGCTAAATAAATTctccttcaataaattaaaaacacaagaattttattgatagttaatttttaattcattaatatttatattttcaataacagatatttttatataatattaatattataatatatcttCAATACCAGTATGTAAATCTCACCTCGCctctgttaaaaaaaataaaagaaattgttaaaatttaaaaaaataagttaatcttgttttttcattattttcctgTTTATCAACCAAAATTCATAAATGacataaaataagtttttttaaatcactccTAACCTATATAGTATATTATTAGcactttattttatctttaaaaactatataaatgtttttaaaaaactccaTAAAATCAGTAATATTAAAatcccaaaaaataatgaaactacATGAAATTTTATCAgatcatcaaatttaataattattattttataagaaattttacctgagaagaattaaactttaaaagTAATGTATATGCAGTTTGCTacgtttcaaatttttttttttttttaaatcatttcttTTATGCTTTTAGGCTTAAAACGCAGTATTGCCTGCACAGAAAAACGGCCCTTAGAGCCTTTTTAACTGGACAGGCTCAGACCAGGCCCAACTGAGTGAACTCACTCAGTCATGGAGTTTCTCCTCTGAGCTGTTTAGGGAAAAGAAACGAGTTCTTTCGGGCTCTCTTTCCCTTTCCAAATTAAGTCTctgttttcttgatttctttcaAGAATGAAAAATTGAGTCTTTTTAGCATAAAGTAGTTGCGTTTGATAAATTTAATGGCAAAAGCCTTATTCTTTCATAGCTTAAAAAGAgcagcttcttctcttctcaagCCACCATCTTCATTTCTCAGGTACTTTCTTTCTCCATATATATTTAAGATATGAATAAAGATTTAAACTTCATGCTTTTTTGGATGTGAAAAAATGTTGGGTtttatgcatttatttattGGGATACGATAAATGCTTGCTTAGGCCAATTTTTCAAGCACAGGAATCAATTTTGATTCAATCAAGACAGAGAATTTCACAAAACTTGATAAACCGTTCATGGGGTTTTAGAAATGTGAGTCATGGAAGAGTGAACTTAGTGATATCACAAGGAAAACCCAAGTTTGAAACACATGAGGCTGACcctccaaagaaagagaagtggATGACAAAGAAGAGATTGAAGTTgctgagaaagaaagagaaggagaagagaaaagcTGCTAATAGAAAGGACCCGCGTTCGCTTACAGTTAAGAGGAAGAAGGGGCAGAAATTTGCCAATGTAGAAGAGAGGATTAAGACCAAACTTGAGAGGGTGAGCAtgattgaatttttgtttttttttgtttttggtttctgGCTTGGTTGGCTGCTAATTTTGATgcttagtatttttatttagcttATTGTAACTAGTTATTGAGTTTGAGATATGTTATAGTCGATTGCATACAATTAGCTtaggataaaagaaaatataatcaaTGTGATCTcaaccatttataatttttgttatgaatCAAGTAATTAATTGAAGTGAAGTTCTTTTGCATAACATTTTGCCGCCCATTAGTTAAGTGGAAACAACTAGCCTTTGATAATCGAACAACAGCATGAtctttagtaaaaaaattaaccaatgtGCCTTCtaagaggaagaggaagctAAAATTTGCATATACAGAAGTCGGAATTATGTCTAAGCTTGAGGGACTGAGCATGATTGAACTGTTATTTCCAGCCTGGTTTTGTTGGACTTTGCAATTACaatggtctatttttttttggctgcaAGCTGTATTGTTATTAAATGTAAGATGCAGTGGTTGAGTGCATATAACTAGCTGACGATAAAAGACCTGATCCTGTGTTTGTGAAATTCAATCAACGTGATTTCAACCccatttcttatatttattctGAGCATAATACTCCCTGTATGTGATTTTTGCTTTTGCCTATTGCATGCAActagaaaaggataaaagaacAAATTCACCTTGCAAAAATACTGCAGGGATCAATTTTTCCATTACTTGTATGTGTAATGGAAAACAATTGAGGAGTTAATGTGAGGATCAATCCGCTCCTCTCCTTATTAGGTCTGTTTGTGATGAGAACAGAGAAAGAAGACTATTTTAGGATAGAAATTTTGTGTCATGAGGCTACTAAATCCAATTAATGTCTCCCATGTTTCATATAGGTGATTACTTTTTCGTTGCTTGTTCCTATAATCACAGGCCAGAATCAAGGAAGCTAAGCTGGTTGAAAGACTCAAGCGGTATGAAGTTCCTAAAATCCAGGGACCTGAAGTCAAACCACATGAACTGACTGGTGAGGAGcgttttttcatgaaaaagatGGCCCAGAAAAAGTCTAATTATGTTCCGATAGGAAGAAGAGGAGTATTTGGAGGTGTCATTCTTAATATGCATATGCATTGGAAGAAACATGAAACTGTAAAGGTCATCTGCAATTCTTCTTGCAAACCTGGCCAAGTACAAGAGTTTGCTCAGGAAATTGCCAGATTGAGTGGTGGGATCCCTATACAAATAATTGGAGATGACACTGTCATATTTTATCGAGGGAAGAACTATGTTCAGCCAAAAGTTATGTCGCCTGTGGATACGTTGTCCAAAAAGAAGGTGCGTACCACAGCTTCCATCATTATCTACTGCTTAAAATTTCCTCTTTCTGGATGTTTATGGTGTTTAGGCAGGCTGTTTTTAAATTGTCAATGTAATAGCAAGGTTGCACTGTGACTTGTTTTAACACTCAAAATTTTCCCACACTAGTATGGAGCTTCATATTTATGTATTCAGCATCAACTCATCATCGTTATTTCTATCTTGTGCTGTTTAGGAGAGCTTGCTATTTCTAGGATGAGACTAAGACCAGTCAACTGATTTCTGGCTATAAACTTGCTTGCCAATATTAGTTCAGGTGATACCAATTCACTATCAACCCATGGTTTGAGAAAACAAGAGAAGCTCTTGTCTAATCAGTAACATTCGTTTGAAATTTTGAACCTTTTGTTGTCCTAAAAAATCTTCTGTGTGATTTGATTTGTAGaactattatattaaatttatcttgCCACTTGTATGGCCTTTCCAATTTCACTTTTTGTCATTTTGCTTATATTCTTACACGAGAAGGGGAAAATAGAACGTTCACGTGCGACGATACTTTATTCACCTCCATCTTAATACAGTCAGCCTCCCTTTTCTCCTTTTGGGAAGCTAAACGTGATACATCTGGCATATCTTCTCACCATTCCTGCTGCTTTTGTATACGATAATGGCTTTGACATTGACGTGTCTGATATGCAACCTTGTGGTCTTATTCAAAACTAGTTAGCAGCTAAGTTGATTAACTCTTCCTTGCCTTTGCAGGCACTAGAGAAATCAAAATACGAGCAATCGCTCGAGACTGTGAGGCACTTCATTGCCATCGCTGAAAAAGAATTGGAGCTCTACTACAGGCACAATGCACTTTATGGTGATTCAAACAATAGGAATCCCGGGTCTATCTTGGATGGTCCAACACGAAAGGACTTGGAGGAATCTGGGAAACCTGTAAAGCAAAACAATGACTTGTCTTGCAATAGTTTTCCTCCAGGTCTTTCAGAAATAAAAGCAAGTGCCACTTATGAAGATTTGTCTGAAGCTGAAGATGATTCCAAAGTTGAAGACTTATCCCTAAGCGAATCAGATTCTGAAGATGACCACCTATCTGATTTGGATGATGAAGAAAGCAGAGATAGCTCATCCGCAATGAAAACGAGCTCCTCTGCAATTTTGGGTTCATCATCAATACTGTAGAATGATAACTGATAATCAAGGTTGTGTAACAGAAATTAACTATTTGTACAAAATCAAACTTAGTTTCCAAATCTATTCCTCTCCTTACTTCCATTACCACTCATAAAATGGTAATTTATGCATCCTACACTCTATTTTGCTCGTTAACCTTTAGCGAACATGAAGAAGCTGGTATCAATAAGGTAATAGTTTAGTTACTGGTAGGAGCTAACCCTACCAGTATAAAAGAAGATACGCTAGAACTGAAGTTAGGTGAATTACTGGCATCTCATTAGAAATGGCAGGGATCAATCTAACCCTGGACAAGTCCCAATTATAAAGACAAAGCTCTAAGGAGTGGCTTGTTGGAGTAGTTGCTGCAGCCGGGCCGGAAACAGGCCGAACGAAGGCAACCAGACAGTGTGAAGTGTTTGTTGTTCAGAAAACCTAGGTAACAAGTCTAGTATTCTGGAAAATTGGCATGTAGATGCAGGTCATGACATTGGCAGCAGGTCATTCAAGAACAGAGGTGGCGAGTGCCTAATGACATCcgctaatttatttatttttaaccttcgaagtcttctatttttatctgattttattaaattaaaactcaatcgacggaaaattattttaacaagagAAAGAAGCGGGGTggttatagtttaaaatatatttttttaggaaaaaattaaaataatatattttttattttttaaaaattatttttaatatcaacacattaaaatgatttaacaacataaaaaaaattaaatttaaaaaaaatacaatttcaaatacTTACTAAACCTAACATAAACAtagtaaattatgttttattatatttcaaattaaataaagagGGGGGAAAAAACCTAATTAGATGCTGTTTAAACCCTAGCTGgattaatttaagatttaaaaaaaaaaaaaaaagttgtttttcaaataattgacCTGGATTAACCAATtaatccattatttttattacagtttttttttccttactttatcttgttaatatatatttttgaattccaTGTCTACGGGAGTGCGTGTTGACTAGAGAACCTCCAAAGATAGCTACAGACCAGTGGGCTGCTTGTCGTTTTGCAAAAAAGTAAACATATTACTTCTTTCTTTCATGTAGAATCTTGTCCGAGTCACGTGACCTTCCAGAAGTGGCACGTGATATCGGTATGTGATCATATACCCCGATTTGATCTCTAGCTGAGTTCGCTCTCCACCCGGGACCTGGCAGCTATCTGGTTAAAATTTGGTatcgttaattttttaaaattaaaatactattattttatttaaaaaataataactaaccctaacccaTGACTaggattagattttaaaattatagttgaatCATTAAGAtgatctttttgttttattttttactcaaatatttatcattatttattttaaaaaaaaagagagaggagagagggaGACTTAGGCCATCTATTTtagaactaaaaaaattatttacttcgTATAATTAGCTTTTGCAGGAGTTTTGAGTTAGttaattatatgaattttgGTCTATAAGAAAAAACTCTCTCCAAGTTATAATAACATGTAATATTTGTCAAACATGTCAACATTTAGTTTAGCAAATTCAAGAACTTGAAAATTCTATCTCCATAGTGTTTTAGTTTGAAATTGATAGCAGAGATGTAACTTGAATTTTATGTACGAAGGTGCGAATATTAAATACATAAGGATTATTGGAACATGAAATTAATAGATAGTgtttatttaattctttgaaACACACATTTTCCACGGAACAAACTTTAAATTcaaagatatattttataattatcaaatccAACCCAACTCAGTATTAATATAGAATACCACCAGCTCAAGACTCTGATTTATATTGTTTGATTTCAAACAAGGTTGAATTAGTCAAATTTTTGGTGATACTTGggttagcttaaaaaaaaaaattaaaataatattgttttaatattatattttttcaaactaaaacaaCACTATATAGATTGACCTGCTCAACTTGTGATCTAGATCTTTGGGAATAAGGGGTATTTGGGAGTATTGTtactgttgttttttaaagtattgttcactcaaaaatacataaaaataataattttttatttttaaaaaatatttttgatatcagtacatcaaaattgatatgaaaacaccaaaaaaaatattaatttaaagtaaaataaataaaaaaatttaatttttaaaaaataattttgaaacacaaaaacaaattggttTAAATAACGAGTCTGAACCACGACTTATAACTATGTATACttagaaaaatcttaaaaattttaggatcaaaattaaacaaaggAGGGCATTATATGCTGTTGTCCCATTCCGGGGAACTGGAAGAAGTattgtcaattttattactTATCCATGTTTTAATAAGAGGAGGAGGATGGTGCTGCTGCTGGCATCAATTTGCATGCTCTAGTAAATTAGAATTATATGCATTGACCCACACCTCGCTGATGTATTTATCATATCAATTTAGCCTTAAGCATGGCTCTAGAGACACACAATTATACTTGATACCTCTCACAATCATAATAAATTGGTCAAAAGTCAGTTATTGAATAGATATATTATTCAATCATGCATTACGTCCTAATgggatcaattttttaaaaagaaattaaaataaatattgagatgataatatattaaatcaaaccgagttaatctaaattaacatataaaatctaTTATCCAAATCATAAGATCATAATAATCTTatgtaaaacaaatcaaaaaacatattgaagttaaattttaaattaacttagtgttggagaattaaattaaaaaaataaaaagaataagaaaaaaacccgagtcaattcaagttaacttgttaaaccctAAATCACGAAATCGAGATAACACAATAGAATGTAAATCAAAACaagttataaagataaattctCAAACAATCCAACATTCAAGGAtgtggttaaaaaaaatcacttaaaaaatgatgataacaGACCTGGTTTAACCTGATAAGCCCTTTACTCGAGTCAttaaattagaataatctcataaaaaataaactaaaataaattatgaattttaatttttaataaatctaatattaaaagatgacaaaaaaaatgaattattccaataaaatgtattaatttccTCTCCTCAATTGGTTCCAGTTAATCCTAACAATAATCAATACATATTATAGAAAAGTAAGAATGCGTGGAGAAATTTTTTTGTAGGTAGTATTTTGCATATAGGATAAATTAACCACATATTATTCTACATATAGGATAAATGTCTTGAGAAATCAATACATAACATATCATACGATCACCATGCATCCTCGAAAAagattatcaaaacaaaattccCAATTTAATATTCTCATTTTAGTcccttttctttgaattttaatggtaataatatccttcaatt
This Populus alba chromosome 7, ASM523922v2, whole genome shotgun sequence DNA region includes the following protein-coding sequences:
- the LOC118032052 gene encoding protein FAR1-RELATED SEQUENCE 6 isoform X1: MEVIETIDVVFTVDFIVDGDANGDEPGNAVVDVARAGDENEIFENSAEEEFEQYEDRKMDKETLDIDTITDGAPAMSMITADEPYLGQEFDSEAAAHAFYNAYATRIGFVIRVSKLSRSRRDGSAIGRALVCNKEGFRMPDKREKIVRQRAETRVGCRAMILVRKISSGKWVVTKFVKEHTHTLTPGKGRRDCIYEQYPNEHDKIRELSQQLAIEKKRSATYKRHLELIFEHIEEHNESLSKKIQHIVDSVRDMENKEQQSQT
- the LOC118032052 gene encoding protein FAR1-RELATED SEQUENCE 6 isoform X2 produces the protein MDFIVDGDANGDEPGNAVVDVARAGDENEIFENSAEEEFEQYEDRKMDKETLDIDTITDGAPAMSMITADEPYLGQEFDSEAAAHAFYNAYATRIGFVIRVSKLSRSRRDGSAIGRALVCNKEGFRMPDKREKIVRQRAETRVGCRAMILVRKISSGKWVVTKFVKEHTHTLTPGKGRRDCIYEQYPNEHDKIRELSQQLAIEKKRSATYKRHLELIFEHIEEHNESLSKKIQHIVDSVRDMENKEQQSQT
- the LOC118032042 gene encoding uncharacterized protein isoform X1; translated protein: MAKALFFHSLKRAASSLLKPPSSFLRPIFQAQESILIQSRQRISQNLINRSWGFRNVSHGRVNLVISQGKPKFETHEADPPKKEKWMTKKRLKLLRKKEKEKRKAANRKDPRSLTVKRKKGQKFANVEERIKTKLERARIKEAKLVERLKRYEVPKIQGPEVKPHELTGEERFFMKKMAQKKSNYVPIGRRGVFGGVILNMHMHWKKHETVKVICNSSCKPGQVQEFAQEIARLSGGIPIQIIGDDTVIFYRGKNYVQPKVMSPVDTLSKKKALEKSKYEQSLETVRHFIAIAEKELELYYRHNALYGDSNNRNPGSILDGPTRKDLEESGKPVKQNNDLSCNSFPPGLSEIKASATYEDLSEAEDDSKVEDLSLSESDSEDDHLSDLDDEESRDSSSAMKTSSSAILGSSSIL
- the LOC118032042 gene encoding uncharacterized CRM domain-containing protein At3g25440, chloroplastic isoform X2; its protein translation is MTKKRLKLLRKKEKEKRKAANRKDPRSLTVKRKKGQKFANVEERIKTKLERARIKEAKLVERLKRYEVPKIQGPEVKPHELTGEERFFMKKMAQKKSNYVPIGRRGVFGGVILNMHMHWKKHETVKVICNSSCKPGQVQEFAQEIARLSGGIPIQIIGDDTVIFYRGKNYVQPKVMSPVDTLSKKKALEKSKYEQSLETVRHFIAIAEKELELYYRHNALYGDSNNRNPGSILDGPTRKDLEESGKPVKQNNDLSCNSFPPGLSEIKASATYEDLSEAEDDSKVEDLSLSESDSEDDHLSDLDDEESRDSSSAMKTSSSAILGSSSIL